From one Humulus lupulus chromosome 8, drHumLupu1.1, whole genome shotgun sequence genomic stretch:
- the LOC133797778 gene encoding protein SUPPRESSOR OF K(+) TRANSPORT GROWTH DEFECT 1-like isoform X3, translating into MYCNFKEHAVEYVKKAVEEDDAGNYSKAFPLYMNALEYFRTHLKYEKNPKIKEAITRKFVEYLRRAEEIRAILDSGGSDRANSNGGVAVNSDRKAKPKGGDGEDPEQAKLRAGLDSVIIREKPNVKWNDVAGLESAKQALQEAVILPVKFPQFFTGKRRPWRAFLLYGPPGTGKSYLAKAVATEADSTFFSVSSSDLVSKWMGESEKLVSNLFQMARDNAPSIIFIDEIDSLCGQRGQGNESEASRRIKTELLVQMQLFKFASRSQLFLIGFAVC; encoded by the exons ATGTATTGCAACTTTAAGGAGCACGCAGTTGAGTATGTGAAGAAAGCAGTTGAGGAGGATGATGCTGGAAACTATAGCAAGGCATTTCCCTTGTATATGAATGCTTTAGAGTACTTCAGGACCCATTTGAAGTATGAGAAGAATCCTAAGATTAAGGAAGCGATAACTCGAAAATTTGTCGAGTATTTGAGGAGGGCAGAGGAGATTAGGGCCATTCTTGATAGTGGAGGAAGTGATAGAGCAAATTCGAATGGTGGTGTCGCGGTCAATTCTGATCGAAAGGCGAAGCCAAAGGGTGGAGATGGGGAGGATCCAGAACAGGCAAAGCTCAGGGCTGGCCTTGATTCTGTAATAATTAGGGAAAAACCTAATGTGAAGTGGAATGATGTTGCTGGGCTTGAAAGTGCTAAACAGGCTTTGCAAGAGGCTGTCATATTGCCTGTTAAGTTCCCACAATTTTTCACTG GAAAGAGACGGCCATGGCGGGCTTTTCTATTATACGGTCCACCCGGAACAGGGAAATCCTATTTGGCAAAGGCTGTTGCAACCGAAGCAGATTCAACTTTCTTCAG TGTATCTTCATCAGACCTTGTCTCAAAATGGATGGGGGAAAGTGAAAAGCTAGTTTCAAATCTTTTCCAAATGGCTCGTGATAATGCTCCTTCAATAATTTTCATAGATGAAATAGATTCCTTATGTGGTCAACGAGGTCAAGGCAATGAGAGTGAAGCATCCCGACGAATCAAAACAGAACTTCTGGTTCAGATGCAG CTTTTTAAATTTGCTTCTAGAAGCCAGCTCTTTCTCATTGGATTTGCTGTATGTTAA
- the LOC133797779 gene encoding GDSL esterase/lipase At5g03610-like: MEKYQTIFLSFYLLLLFIIDVNASTEDNELTKHDHHIKQKLFVFGDSYADTGNSRKHTAVSWKPPYGITFPGKPAGRFSDGRVLTDYIASFLGIKSPVAYREIKWIKKWKVNKYGMNFAFGGTGVFDTMEKEPNMSTQINFFEDILLERNFYSKQDLNSSVALVSLAGNDYGAYLAKGGNNSMEGLANFTTSIIDQLVGNLRRIQSLGVRKIAVTALEPLGCLPPFTASSSFQNCTQIFNSVSDFHNQMLHQKLQALNNQSYSSSSKYLPILVLDLHSTFLSAFKNLQKNITTTAGNLSMESPLKPCCVGISKEYSCGSFDENGAKKYIVCKNPELSFFWDMIHPSQNGWSAVFSGLRSSLHKLI, encoded by the exons ATGGAGAAATATCAAACAATTTTTCTCTCATTTTATCTTCTCTTACTGTTTATCATCGATGTTAATGCGTCTACTG AAGATAACGAGTTGACAAAACATGATCATCATATCAAACAAAAGCTTTTTGTATTTGGAGACTCTTATGCTGACACTGGGAACAGTAGGAAACACACAGCGGTATCATGGAAACCGCCGTATGGGATTACTTTTCCCGGAAAACCGGCTGGCCGGTTCTCCGACGGCCGTGTCCTCACTGACTATATAG CTTCGTTTCTGGGCATAAAATCTCCGGTAGCGTACAGAGAGATAAAGTGGATAAAGAAATGGAAAGTGAATAAGTATGGAATGAACTTTGCATTTGGAGGGACAGGAGTGTTTGATACAATGGAAAAGGAACCAAACATGTCAACCCAAATCAATTTCTTCGAAGATATATTACTTGAACGTAATTTCTATTCCAAACAAGACCTTAACTCTTCCGTGGCTTTAGTCTCTCTTGCTGGCAATGACTATGGTGCTTACCTTGCTAAAGGTGGCAATAACAGCATGGAG GGTTTGGCAAATTTCACGACATCAATTATTGACCAACTTGTTGGGAATCTGAGGCGGATACAAAGCTTGGGAGTGAGAAAAATAGCAGTTACAGCACTAGAACCTCTTGGCTGTCTTCCCCCATTCACAGCCTCTTCTTCATTTCAAAATTGTACTCAAATTTTCAACTCCGTCTCTGATTTTCACAACCAAATGTTGCACCAAAAATTGCAAGCTTTGAACAATCAAAGCTACTCATCGTCATCAAAATATTTGCCCATCTTAGTTCTGGATCTCCATAGCACCTTCCTGTCTGCATTTAAGAATTTACAGAAGAATATCACCACTACCGCAg GAAATTTGTCAATGGAATCTCCATTGAAGCCTTGTTGTGTGGGAATAAGCAAAGAATACTCATGTGGGAGTTTTGATGAAAATGGGGCAAAGAAGTATATTGTATGCAAGAATCCTGAGTTATCCTTTTTTTGGGACATGATTCACCCTTCTCAAAATGGTTGGTCTGCAGTTTTTTCAGGGCTCAGATCTTCTCTTCAtaaattaatttag
- the LOC133797778 gene encoding protein SUPPRESSOR OF K(+) TRANSPORT GROWTH DEFECT 1-like isoform X1 produces MYCNFKEHAVEYVKKAVEEDDAGNYSKAFPLYMNALEYFRTHLKYEKNPKIKEAITRKFVEYLRRAEEIRAILDSGGSDRANSNGGVAVNSDRKAKPKGGDGEDPEQAKLRAGLDSVIIREKPNVKWNDVAGLESAKQALQEAVILPVKFPQFFTGKRRPWRAFLLYGPPGTGKSYLAKAVATEADSTFFSVSSSDLVSKWMGESEKLVSNLFQMARDNAPSIIFIDEIDSLCGQRGQGNESEASRRIKTELLVQMQGMGNDDRKVLILAATNTPYALDQAVRRRFDKRIYIPLPDLKARQHMFKVHLGDTPHNLTESDFEHLARKTEGFSGSDISVCVKDVLFEPVRKTRDAKFFRKTSKGMWVPCEPTKRGAVEITLQELDAQGLGSKILPPPIKRADFDKVLTRQKPTVSKADLEVHERFTKEFGEEG; encoded by the exons ATGTATTGCAACTTTAAGGAGCACGCAGTTGAGTATGTGAAGAAAGCAGTTGAGGAGGATGATGCTGGAAACTATAGCAAGGCATTTCCCTTGTATATGAATGCTTTAGAGTACTTCAGGACCCATTTGAAGTATGAGAAGAATCCTAAGATTAAGGAAGCGATAACTCGAAAATTTGTCGAGTATTTGAGGAGGGCAGAGGAGATTAGGGCCATTCTTGATAGTGGAGGAAGTGATAGAGCAAATTCGAATGGTGGTGTCGCGGTCAATTCTGATCGAAAGGCGAAGCCAAAGGGTGGAGATGGGGAGGATCCAGAACAGGCAAAGCTCAGGGCTGGCCTTGATTCTGTAATAATTAGGGAAAAACCTAATGTGAAGTGGAATGATGTTGCTGGGCTTGAAAGTGCTAAACAGGCTTTGCAAGAGGCTGTCATATTGCCTGTTAAGTTCCCACAATTTTTCACTG GAAAGAGACGGCCATGGCGGGCTTTTCTATTATACGGTCCACCCGGAACAGGGAAATCCTATTTGGCAAAGGCTGTTGCAACCGAAGCAGATTCAACTTTCTTCAG TGTATCTTCATCAGACCTTGTCTCAAAATGGATGGGGGAAAGTGAAAAGCTAGTTTCAAATCTTTTCCAAATGGCTCGTGATAATGCTCCTTCAATAATTTTCATAGATGAAATAGATTCCTTATGTGGTCAACGAGGTCAAGGCAATGAGAGTGAAGCATCCCGACGAATCAAAACAGAACTTCTGGTTCAGATGCAG GGGATGGGGAATGATGATAGGAAAGTTCTTATTCTTGCAGCCACCAATACTCCTTATGCTCTGGATCAG GCTGTCCGTCGACGTTTTGATAAGAGAATATACATCCCTCTGCCTGATTTGAAGGCAAGGCAACACATGTTCAAG GTACATCTTGGAGATACTCCTCACAACTTAACTGAAAGTGATTTTGAGCACTTGGCCCGAAAGACAGAAGGATTTTCTGGTTCAGATATATCTGTCTGT GTTAAGGACGTGTTATTCGAACCTGTTCGCAAAACCAGGGATGCTAAATTCTTTAGGAAGACCTCTAAAGGCATGTGGGTTCCTTGTGAACCAACTAAACGAGGTGCTGTTGAGATCACATTGCAAGAACTTGATGCACAAGGCCTTGGTTCAAAG ATCCTACCACCACCCATTAAAAGAGCGGATTTTGATAAGGTACTTACAAGACAAAAGCCAACTGTAAGTAAAGCAGACCTTGAGGTGCATGAGAGATTCACAAAGGAGTTTGGGGAGGAAGGCTGA
- the LOC133797778 gene encoding protein SUPPRESSOR OF K(+) TRANSPORT GROWTH DEFECT 1-like isoform X2 produces the protein MNALEYFRTHLKYEKNPKIKEAITRKFVEYLRRAEEIRAILDSGGSDRANSNGGVAVNSDRKAKPKGGDGEDPEQAKLRAGLDSVIIREKPNVKWNDVAGLESAKQALQEAVILPVKFPQFFTGKRRPWRAFLLYGPPGTGKSYLAKAVATEADSTFFSVSSSDLVSKWMGESEKLVSNLFQMARDNAPSIIFIDEIDSLCGQRGQGNESEASRRIKTELLVQMQGMGNDDRKVLILAATNTPYALDQAVRRRFDKRIYIPLPDLKARQHMFKVHLGDTPHNLTESDFEHLARKTEGFSGSDISVCVKDVLFEPVRKTRDAKFFRKTSKGMWVPCEPTKRGAVEITLQELDAQGLGSKILPPPIKRADFDKVLTRQKPTVSKADLEVHERFTKEFGEEG, from the exons ATGAATGCTTTAGAGTACTTCAGGACCCATTTGAAGTATGAGAAGAATCCTAAGATTAAGGAAGCGATAACTCGAAAATTTGTCGAGTATTTGAGGAGGGCAGAGGAGATTAGGGCCATTCTTGATAGTGGAGGAAGTGATAGAGCAAATTCGAATGGTGGTGTCGCGGTCAATTCTGATCGAAAGGCGAAGCCAAAGGGTGGAGATGGGGAGGATCCAGAACAGGCAAAGCTCAGGGCTGGCCTTGATTCTGTAATAATTAGGGAAAAACCTAATGTGAAGTGGAATGATGTTGCTGGGCTTGAAAGTGCTAAACAGGCTTTGCAAGAGGCTGTCATATTGCCTGTTAAGTTCCCACAATTTTTCACTG GAAAGAGACGGCCATGGCGGGCTTTTCTATTATACGGTCCACCCGGAACAGGGAAATCCTATTTGGCAAAGGCTGTTGCAACCGAAGCAGATTCAACTTTCTTCAG TGTATCTTCATCAGACCTTGTCTCAAAATGGATGGGGGAAAGTGAAAAGCTAGTTTCAAATCTTTTCCAAATGGCTCGTGATAATGCTCCTTCAATAATTTTCATAGATGAAATAGATTCCTTATGTGGTCAACGAGGTCAAGGCAATGAGAGTGAAGCATCCCGACGAATCAAAACAGAACTTCTGGTTCAGATGCAG GGGATGGGGAATGATGATAGGAAAGTTCTTATTCTTGCAGCCACCAATACTCCTTATGCTCTGGATCAG GCTGTCCGTCGACGTTTTGATAAGAGAATATACATCCCTCTGCCTGATTTGAAGGCAAGGCAACACATGTTCAAG GTACATCTTGGAGATACTCCTCACAACTTAACTGAAAGTGATTTTGAGCACTTGGCCCGAAAGACAGAAGGATTTTCTGGTTCAGATATATCTGTCTGT GTTAAGGACGTGTTATTCGAACCTGTTCGCAAAACCAGGGATGCTAAATTCTTTAGGAAGACCTCTAAAGGCATGTGGGTTCCTTGTGAACCAACTAAACGAGGTGCTGTTGAGATCACATTGCAAGAACTTGATGCACAAGGCCTTGGTTCAAAG ATCCTACCACCACCCATTAAAAGAGCGGATTTTGATAAGGTACTTACAAGACAAAAGCCAACTGTAAGTAAAGCAGACCTTGAGGTGCATGAGAGATTCACAAAGGAGTTTGGGGAGGAAGGCTGA